From the genome of Romeriopsis navalis LEGE 11480:
TTGTGGGTAATTACCCTTTGTATTCAATAATTTGATGCTGTTGCTGGCGCTGTTGGTTGCGATGAAATTTTATGATGCCGAGAACTTCTGGAAAGCTGGATAAGCCACAGGAAATCCCCCAGGCAATGCTATCAGCCCAGCCAAAGTCTCGCTCCCGCGTATACAGAATCGTGCGGCCCATAACGAGTGGGTAACGCAGCAACAATAGTAAGCTCAGTCCTTGGCTGGGGATTGCGAGTAGAATTGAGCTGAGGGGGACGATCGCGCCCCAGAGCATCGTACGACGGACTTCTTTGACAAATTTGCGTTCGGGCGGTGCGCCATGGATAGAAGAAACTAAGGCATAGGCATAACCACAGCGCTTTGCCCGATTCCACCATTGACTAATTTTTGTGATATTTGCGTCGTGGATTGTACTGTCATAGTCAATCCGCATCAGTTGTCCACCGAGTTGACGTAGGCGTAATCCTAGTTCGTCATCTTCGGCGGCTATAACGTTGTCGTTATAGCCATTGACGGCTTGCAACATATTGGCCCGAATCATCACATCGCCGCCGAATTGACCGACTTCACCGACGTTGCCCCAATGCCACTCCACATCACAAATGCGATTAAATACCGATCGCTCCGGGTAGCGTTCCCGTCGCCAGCCGCAAACGGCGGTAATGCCTGCGTCTTGGTTAAGTTCTGCGGCGGCGGCTTCCAGCCACCCCGTAACGACTTCGCAGTCACCATCGATGAACTGGATATAGGCAACTTCGGGATGATGTTGGCTAATCCAACGGAATCCGGCATTGCGGGCTCGGGCAGCCGAAAACGGTCGGCGGCGATCGAGCTCAACCACTTGCACACCCCGTGCGGCGGCGGCGGCGCAACTGCCATCGCTCGAACCAGAATCAACGTAAACGATCGTCTCAACTTGTCCCACGATCGAATCAAGACAGCGCAATAGGCGATCGCCCTCATTCCGGCCAATCAGCACAATACCGACCTGTGTCCGCAGAGTCGGGGTCGGAGATCGGGTGGCTTGATTCATCATCTACTTGCTTTCCCACGTGACGGACGATTCTGCTTCCATCTTAAGGAGCGGCAATTGTCAGAGAAATCAATCTCCAGCAGGAAATTAGTGGTTCTGTAGACTGACTTTTGCTGGGAGGCACTGGCCAAAGGTTAGACAGGCTAACTGGTCGGCTCGCTGGGCTGAATCATGGTTTTGGCGGCCATGCGGGTGCGTTTTTTCATCTCTTCCGAGAGCGCGGCTCCGGACTGGAGCTGTGTGGCACTGCCTTGGAGGACTGTCGCGGCATTTTGATCACCCATTTGGAGTGCGGTATTGGCCGCAGTTTGGAGCATGGTGACAGCGCCTTGGTGATCGCCGGCTGCAATCTTTTTCTCGGCGATCTGGGTTTGCCGATACTTGGCAAGCGCCAGGATGCGCGTTTGAACTTCGGGATTGGGCGCGGGTTCGTAGGTGGTTTGGACTTCGGTTTCGAGGGTGCTGACTTCGCTTAGCAGACCCATTTCGCCAGTGGCGGGATTGTCGTAGCAGACTTGAATTTCGGTGATCGGATGTTTGCCTGCGGCCAACTGCGGCAGGTAGAGGTTCGCCAGAATAACCCGAGGTGTATCGACCATGATGTCCCCCAAACGCACCATGGCGGTTTCCCCTTCCGTGATGACGGGTAGTTCGATTGTCTCGGGACTAACTTGTGCGACGGGCTTGAGGGCTGCGAGCGTTGTGCCATTGACCATGCGCAAACTGATATGGGCGTTGGTCAGCATAATCGTCTCGACCCGATTGAATAGCTTTTCAAACTCTGTGCTGGCTTGATTCGGGGTGGCGATGTGGGAGAGGGCACCGCCCCCTGCATCGGCGATTTGTTCAAGCACATCTTGGTTCCAGCGATCGCCAAAGCCCAAGGAGTTGATCGTCATGGTGTAGCTGGTGGCGAGTTCGGCGAGTTTGAGGCAACGATCGTTAGAACCATGCTCGT
Proteins encoded in this window:
- a CDS encoding glycosyltransferase family 2 protein translates to MMNQATRSPTPTLRTQVGIVLIGRNEGDRLLRCLDSIVGQVETIVYVDSGSSDGSCAAAAARGVQVVELDRRRPFSAARARNAGFRWISQHHPEVAYIQFIDGDCEVVTGWLEAAAAELNQDAGITAVCGWRRERYPERSVFNRICDVEWHWGNVGEVGQFGGDVMIRANMLQAVNGYNDNVIAAEDDELGLRLRQLGGQLMRIDYDSTIHDANITKISQWWNRAKRCGYAYALVSSIHGAPPERKFVKEVRRTMLWGAIVPLSSILLAIPSQGLSLLLLLRYPLVMGRTILYTRERDFGWADSIAWGISCGLSSFPEVLGIIKFHRNQQRQQQHQIIEYKG
- a CDS encoding vWA domain-containing protein, with the translated sequence MKVGLEFNLSDVHVDAQQENSQRQVAISVFALPENTSNSAARAVPLNICLVLDHSGSMRGEAMDTVKQAAKELIQRLQPGDRIAIVGFDHEATVIVPNQTIDNLDWIEQQLSQLTAAGGTNIDAGIKAGIEELAKGKKDTISQLLLLTDGENEHGSNDRCLKLAELATSYTMTINSLGFGDRWNQDVLEQIADAGGGALSHIATPNQASTEFEKLFNRVETIMLTNAHISLRMVNGTTLAALKPVAQVSPETIELPVITEGETAMVRLGDIMVDTPRVILANLYLPQLAAGKHPITEIQVCYDNPATGEMGLLSEVSTLETEVQTTYEPAPNPEVQTRILALAKYRQTQIAEKKIAAGDHQGAVTMLQTAANTALQMGDQNAATVLQGSATQLQSGAALSEEMKKRTRMAAKTMIQPSEPTS